From Acidovorax sp. FHTAMBA, one genomic window encodes:
- a CDS encoding alpha/beta hydrolase, with protein MSTATTSSFQSTADGTRITTYTWAETPGKPAGVVQIAHGLAEHGERYDRFARALNAAGFIVHAVDHRGHGRTAGGKLGDFGSAGFGGLIADVAQFGAQLRAQHAGLPLFLFGHSMGSFAAQAAILDHSSTWSGVILSGSTALDLFAAAMANAPADAPAGLAAFNAGFEHRTGYEWLSRDAAEVDAYVADPWCGWDVLEDVIPSLFAPAPRLADPAQLARIRSDLPILIASGDADPLAAGGVLLEQLGQRYRDAGVADVAVKLYPAARHEILNETNRDEVTGDVAAWLRAHTGLA; from the coding sequence ATGAGCACCGCCACCACGTCCTCCTTCCAGTCCACCGCCGACGGCACCCGCATCACCACCTACACCTGGGCCGAAACCCCGGGCAAGCCCGCAGGCGTCGTGCAAATCGCCCACGGCCTTGCCGAGCATGGCGAGCGCTACGACCGCTTTGCGCGCGCCCTGAACGCTGCAGGCTTCATCGTCCACGCGGTGGACCATCGCGGCCACGGGCGCACGGCCGGTGGCAAGCTGGGCGACTTTGGCAGCGCTGGCTTCGGCGGCCTCATTGCCGACGTGGCCCAGTTCGGCGCGCAGCTGCGTGCGCAGCACGCCGGCCTGCCGCTCTTTCTGTTCGGCCACTCCATGGGCTCGTTCGCAGCGCAGGCGGCCATCCTGGACCATTCATCCACCTGGTCCGGCGTCATCCTGTCAGGCTCCACCGCCCTCGACCTTTTTGCCGCTGCCATGGCCAACGCGCCTGCCGATGCGCCCGCTGGGCTCGCGGCTTTCAACGCAGGCTTTGAACACCGCACCGGCTACGAATGGCTGTCGCGCGACGCCGCAGAGGTAGACGCCTACGTGGCCGACCCGTGGTGCGGCTGGGACGTGCTTGAGGACGTGATCCCCTCGCTCTTCGCCCCCGCGCCCCGGCTGGCCGACCCCGCGCAACTCGCGCGCATCCGCAGCGACCTGCCCATCCTCATCGCATCCGGCGACGCAGACCCGCTGGCCGCAGGCGGGGTGTTGTTGGAGCAACTGGGGCAGCGGTATCGCGATGCCGGTGTGGCCGATGTGGCGGTCAAGCTGTACCCGGCCGCGCGGCATGAGATCTTGAATGAGACGAATCGGGATGAGGTGACGGGGGATGTTGCGGCGTGGCTGCGGGCGCATACGGGTCTGGCTTAG
- a CDS encoding alpha/beta hydrolase, with protein MNRWHWASLLLAVCVSGCASLPGATTDTVDGRTVEYVQAGQDAPVVVFENGLGATLDWWAKVWPDTVAETRAPAYNRVGYGRSDASPQPRDGAQVVHELRALLRARQLPPPYVLVGHSLGGLYMQLYARQHPAEVAALVLVDSTHPDQVKGAGNPDHWPAWLKVVFQATTSDTAKQELAAMDATGEQVSHLPVDPSIPVWVLSALRATGAPSALAEDAERKRAAIAQLYPGSTQVWVDSGHGIPLEKPEAVASAIRAALQAARVPRAAARHYGHVQLAPAPERAGGSAAAQ; from the coding sequence ATGAACCGATGGCACTGGGCCAGCCTGCTGCTGGCAGTCTGCGTGAGCGGTTGCGCAAGCTTGCCCGGCGCCACCACCGACACGGTGGACGGGCGCACGGTCGAATACGTGCAGGCGGGGCAGGACGCACCCGTGGTGGTGTTCGAGAACGGCCTGGGCGCCACACTCGACTGGTGGGCCAAGGTCTGGCCCGACACCGTGGCAGAAACCCGCGCTCCGGCCTACAACCGTGTGGGCTATGGCCGCAGCGATGCATCCCCCCAGCCGCGTGATGGGGCGCAGGTGGTGCACGAGCTGCGGGCCTTGCTCAGGGCCCGCCAGCTACCGCCGCCCTATGTGCTGGTCGGCCACTCGCTGGGCGGCCTGTACATGCAGCTGTACGCGCGCCAACACCCAGCAGAGGTCGCGGCGCTGGTGCTGGTGGATTCCACGCACCCTGACCAGGTCAAAGGCGCTGGCAACCCAGACCATTGGCCGGCTTGGTTGAAGGTGGTGTTCCAAGCCACGACCTCTGACACGGCCAAACAAGAGCTTGCCGCGATGGATGCGACGGGCGAGCAGGTTTCGCACCTGCCGGTGGACCCGTCGATCCCCGTATGGGTGCTGAGCGCATTGCGCGCCACGGGGGCGCCATCGGCATTGGCGGAAGATGCCGAGCGCAAGCGGGCAGCCATTGCACAGCTGTACCCAGGCTCCACCCAGGTGTGGGTGGACAGCGGGCACGGCATCCCCCTGGAGAAGCCCGAGGCGGTGGCCAGTGCGATTCGCGCCGCACTGCAGGCGGCCCGGGTACCACGCGCTGCAGCGCGACACTACGGGCACGTGCAACTCGCTCCTGCCCCGGAGCGCGCAGGGGGCAGCGCGGCCGCGCAGTGA